A window of Clostridium novyi genomic DNA:
CCTTTAGCTAAAGTTATGAGAAGAGAACTAAAAAGGAGAAATGTAAAACATCTTAAAGTTGTTTACTCTCAAGAGCAACCCATAAAACCGATGATTAAGGAAGAAGAATTAAATATGAGAAAAAAATCTCCTGGTAGTGTTTCATTCGTACCTTCCGTTGCTGGATTAATTATTGCAGGGGAAGTTTTAAAAAATTTAATTAAGAAGGATGGAAAATATGTTAAAGAGAAATGACAAAGTAAAGAGAGTTATTCCAATTGTATTTATTTTTATAATGATGATTTTAATAGCAATGTTCGATAATATAAGAGGACCATTTGTTCCAACTATAAAAAGTGATTTTGGAGTAAATAATAAAGAAATTTCAGCGACTTTATTAGCATGTTCATTAGGGTATATGGTTTTCACATATTTAGGGGGATTTTTAAGTGAAAAGATAGGACATAAAAAAGTATTTATATTAGGATTTTTACTAATTATAATTTCACCAATAGGATTATTCTTTTCTAATAGTTTTATAATATATATGATAAATTTATTTATATTAAATGCAGGTCAAGCACTTATAGCTATAGGTATTAATACTATGATTCCTTTAATAGCTGTGGGATTCCAAGCAATACTTATGAATCTAACACATTTTTTCTATGGATTAGGAGCTACATTTGCACAAAGAACTGCAGGAGTTATGCTTTATGAAGGAATAACTTGGAGACAAGTTTATTTAGGCATAGCTATTATATCTAGTATAATATTTTTAGGATTTATTTTTATTAAAATACCAAAAACAAGTATAAATAAAACATGTGAAAAAATAAATTATAAAGAAATTTTAAGTAATAAATTAGTTTATTTATATATGGGTACATTAGGATTTTACATGGCAGCTGAACAAAATACAGGAAGTTGGTTTGTAAACTTTATGCATGATAATTATGGATTTAAGGAAAATAAAAGTTCATTTTATGCAGCGCTATTTTTTGGAATGCTAACAATTGGAAGGCTTCTAGGTGGATTTATAGTAGAGAAAATTGGTTATATGAAAAGTGTTTTACTTTCAGTATTAAGTGCATTAATATTATATTTAGTAGGGTTAATATTAGGACAAAGTGGAATAATAATAATTGCAATTTCAGGTATATTCTTTGCTATTGTATTCCCAACAATGGTTGTAACTATAAGTCATGTATTTGAAAAAAATGTATCATACATAACTGGGTTAGTTGTAACAGTAGGATCATTTATAGGTATGTTAATGAATCTTCTAATAGGTGCGTTAAATGATATTATAGGAGTTTATAAAGCGTATTTTATAATGCCGATTTGTTTATTATTATGCCTTATTTGTACTTATATAATTTATATAAATACTAGAAAGATGTTAGATAGAAGGTAATAGGGGAGATTAAAATGGGTAGAGAAGATGGTGTTGAAATTAAATATGTTAATGGTAAAAATACAGAATATATTATAAAAGATAATTATGGTATAAATCTTGGAAGAATATATATAGTTGACTTTAGTAAAGAAAATAAATACTGTTGCTTTAGAATAAAATTTTATAAAAAAGATAAAGCACATGTAATACAATTAAGAAAAACTTTGAATATCATGATAAAATCATTATTTAAAAATAATGATATACATAAAATAAGTGTTATTGCCGAAGAGGATATAATGACATCTGTTTTTGTGGATTTAGGATTTATGCTAGAAGGTGTATTACAGGAAAGTATAATATCAAATAACTTATATAAAAGTGAATTAATCTTTGGTATAGATTCAGATACTTTTAAAAATGCTAATAATATAAATGTATTTAGACTTGAGGGAACACATGTTGAATTAAAGATTTTAACACCAGAAGACTCACAAGATGTATATGATTATTATGTTAGAAATAAGAAGCATCTTGAGCCATTTGAACCAGCTAGGGATTCGGAGTTTTACACATTAGAAGGACAAAGGATTCTTTTAATGGAAGGATATAAACAATTTTTAAATGGAACTAGTATAAATTTTGGAATATATATAAACAAAAAATTTATAGGTAAAATTCAATTAAGTAATATAGTAATGGGGATATTTCATAATGCTTTTGTTGGATATTCTATAGATAGAGATTATCAAGGAAAAGGATACATGAAGGAAGCCTTAAGCATTCTTTTAGATTATGCCTTTGAAGATATGGAACTTCATAGAATAGAAGCAAGTACATTGGTTGATAATGTTCGTTCACAAAGGGTACTTGAAAGCTGTGGATTTAAAGAAGTAGGGGTTAGTGAGAAATACCTATTCATTAATGGTAAATGGAGAGATCATAAAATATTTTATATAACAAAGGAAT
This region includes:
- a CDS encoding GNAT family N-acetyltransferase codes for the protein MGREDGVEIKYVNGKNTEYIIKDNYGINLGRIYIVDFSKENKYCCFRIKFYKKDKAHVIQLRKTLNIMIKSLFKNNDIHKISVIAEEDIMTSVFVDLGFMLEGVLQESIISNNLYKSELIFGIDSDTFKNANNINVFRLEGTHVELKILTPEDSQDVYDYYVRNKKHLEPFEPARDSEFYTLEGQRILLMEGYKQFLNGTSINFGIYINKKFIGKIQLSNIVMGIFHNAFVGYSIDRDYQGKGYMKEALSILLDYAFEDMELHRIEASTLVDNVRSQRVLESCGFKEVGVSEKYLFINGKWRDHKIFYITKE
- a CDS encoding MFS transporter produces the protein MENMLKRNDKVKRVIPIVFIFIMMILIAMFDNIRGPFVPTIKSDFGVNNKEISATLLACSLGYMVFTYLGGFLSEKIGHKKVFILGFLLIIISPIGLFFSNSFIIYMINLFILNAGQALIAIGINTMIPLIAVGFQAILMNLTHFFYGLGATFAQRTAGVMLYEGITWRQVYLGIAIISSIIFLGFIFIKIPKTSINKTCEKINYKEILSNKLVYLYMGTLGFYMAAEQNTGSWFVNFMHDNYGFKENKSSFYAALFFGMLTIGRLLGGFIVEKIGYMKSVLLSVLSALILYLVGLILGQSGIIIIAISGIFFAIVFPTMVVTISHVFEKNVSYITGLVVTVGSFIGMLMNLLIGALNDIIGVYKAYFIMPICLLLCLICTYIIYINTRKMLDRR